One Candidatus Buchananbacteria bacterium genomic window, AATAAAAAATAACTTATTTAAGCTAATTTAGCTTATTTTAATAGGACATAAAAAGACATTAAAGAATATTAATATATTTTAAAGTTATCAACTTGACATAAATGGACATTTTTATATACAATTAAACCATTGGAGTACTGAAAAATAACTAAAAAATCAAATAAAATCCATGTCCGGTTATAATCTGTTGACAATGGAAGAAGTCGCCAAGCGTCTTGGGGTAAACCTCAAGACTGTTTATCGTTGGATTGACGCTGGCGAATTGCCAGTAAGCCTAATGGGCAAACGCACCTACCGGATTTTTGAGCGTGATTTTATTCGGTTTGTGTACTCCCGGCAAATTAAAAGGAAAAAACCCTAAAATCAAAGCGAAAAAAGGGGAAACAAAAAACACTAAAATGGAGGCGAAAATGAAAAGTATGAAAAAACAAGTAAAACAAGCCAAATTTATCCAAAAACTATTGACTTTTTGGCTTAATTGTGCTAAGCTTATAACAGAGTATATCGGTATAGTGGTATACTTTGCCGGACTTGAAGTCACAAATACCCTAAGCAGGGAAGTGGCCCGGCAAAACAAAAAGCAAAAAAACTATTTTCAGCTATACACCGGATCTTTAGCCGGATCTAGGGCTAGCGTTTTACTCGCTACCATAGCTGATCAATTGAATACTAATATTCATTTTGTTACGTTTTGCTTTTTGTCAAAACGTTTTTTTGTTGAAAATATCCTGACACGTTTTGGTATCATCAGGTCGTCGCTATGCCAACTCAAAAATAAAAATAAAACGTTACAAAGCAATGATAGCTGGCTACTATCGGTTACAAGACATCTTGCGCGAAATCGATCGCAACAAAACCACCCTGATTCGCTGGGAAGAAGAAGGTTTGATTCCCAAAGCGAGCCGCGACAGTCGGGGATGGCGTTGTTATACCAAAGAACAAGTGGAAGAAATTCTTCGCTTAGTTCAGGAAACCGATTACTTTCGCAAAGGACACGGCGAATATTCACTACAACACAACTCAAGAGGAATGGCTCAATCAGAATTGAGTCAGGCGTAATCCTTTTGGGCTTTTTTATTTCTTACTTCGCAACCCATGTCTTGGCCGAAACTAAAAACTATTTTAGTAAACCGTTAGATTATCTAACGAGCGTTTTC contains:
- a CDS encoding helix-turn-helix domain-containing protein yields the protein MSGYNLLTMEEVAKRLGVNLKTVYRWIDAGELPVSLMGKRTYRIFERDFIRFVYSRQIKRKKP
- a CDS encoding MerR family transcriptional regulator, which gives rise to MVSSGRRYANSKIKIKRYKAMIAGYYRLQDILREIDRNKTTLIRWEEEGLIPKASRDSRGWRCYTKEQVEEILRLVQETDYFRKGHGEYSLQHNSRGMAQSELSQA